The following coding sequences lie in one Kamptonema formosum PCC 6407 genomic window:
- a CDS encoding glycosyltransferase family 2 protein, whose protein sequence is MTTSGFSRQGLKHRIFLRIFRLPLATLVAIAVTAFTAAVAAAWLADIGTISNIFAHINVWQQNPPVWLQVPTVTPKYLLIPTVTLVLIALATIRISPEPKMWSRVVVVAIMLALTIRYVLWRSLSTLNLADPLNGIFSLGLFFLEMLMVASSSIQLYLMLRMTDRRQEANLMAQAVESGNFSPWVDVLIPTYNEPAFILRRTIMGCQALDYTHKKVYLLDDTRRPEIKALAKELGCEYITRPNNLYAKAGNLNYAIAKTKGDLITIFDADFIPTTNFLIRTVGFFQDKKVALVQTPQSFYNPDPIARNLGLENVLTPDEEVFYRQIELIKDGAGSVVCSGTSFVVRRSALEKAGGFVTDSISEDYFTGIRLSAKGYRLIYLDEKLSAGLAAENIAAHLTQRLRWARGSLQAFFINSNPLTIRGLNFVQRLAHLEGLLNWFTSLTRVVFLMMPLVYSFFGVIPFRANGAELIYFLLPYSLVQITASSWLNRRSRSALLSDVYSFVLCFPLALTVIQVMLNPFDRGFKVTPKGISSKRFNFNWNLAWPFLILFVATSVSLWRNLNICLNSSQGDALLKGISLGWIWSVYNLIMISVALLILVDVPKPDIYDWFKLQRVVRLKIGNQSFWGITTLISEVGAEVALTQQLEEAVNIKGGKVAQYLTDSSSVELEFVENKLELQGQIIRSGMSGDFPTLRVAFEQVSVPQHRRLVEMLFCRPGQWKCHQTPGELHSLLLLFKILLRPRAVFDRNRETSAIAISQV, encoded by the coding sequence ATGACAACTTCAGGATTTAGCCGCCAAGGTTTAAAGCATCGCATTTTTTTGCGAATCTTTCGTTTACCACTAGCAACTCTAGTAGCTATCGCCGTTACTGCCTTTACTGCTGCCGTTGCAGCCGCTTGGCTTGCAGACATTGGAACAATCAGCAACATTTTTGCACATATCAATGTTTGGCAGCAAAACCCTCCTGTGTGGTTACAAGTGCCAACTGTCACACCTAAGTATCTGCTCATACCAACTGTAACATTAGTGCTGATTGCTTTGGCTACTATCCGTATTTCTCCAGAACCAAAGATGTGGTCGCGGGTGGTAGTAGTAGCAATTATGCTGGCCTTAACTATTCGCTACGTTTTGTGGAGATCGCTTTCCACCTTAAATTTAGCAGATCCCTTGAACGGCATCTTTAGTCTAGGGCTATTTTTCCTAGAAATGTTGATGGTAGCCAGCAGTAGCATCCAGCTATATTTAATGCTGAGAATGACAGATCGCCGCCAGGAAGCTAACCTCATGGCTCAGGCTGTTGAAAGTGGAAATTTCAGCCCTTGGGTAGATGTGTTAATCCCAACTTATAACGAACCCGCGTTTATTTTGCGACGTACAATCATGGGCTGTCAAGCTTTAGATTATACCCACAAAAAAGTTTACCTGCTAGACGACACTAGGCGACCTGAGATTAAAGCCTTGGCGAAAGAATTGGGATGCGAGTACATCACAAGACCAAATAACCTGTATGCAAAGGCAGGGAATCTAAATTATGCCATTGCCAAAACTAAGGGCGATCTAATTACAATTTTCGATGCCGATTTCATTCCGACAACCAACTTTTTAATCAGAACAGTGGGATTCTTTCAAGATAAAAAAGTTGCGTTAGTTCAGACTCCTCAAAGCTTTTACAATCCCGATCCAATTGCGAGAAATTTAGGCTTAGAAAATGTTCTTACTCCAGATGAAGAGGTATTTTATCGGCAAATTGAGTTAATTAAAGACGGTGCAGGAAGCGTTGTCTGTTCCGGCACATCTTTTGTTGTCAGACGTAGCGCCTTAGAAAAAGCAGGTGGTTTCGTAACAGATTCGATCAGCGAAGATTACTTTACTGGAATTCGCTTATCTGCCAAAGGCTATCGCTTGATTTATTTAGATGAAAAGTTAAGTGCTGGTTTAGCGGCTGAAAATATAGCAGCTCATCTCACTCAAAGATTGCGCTGGGCTCGTGGTAGTCTGCAAGCATTTTTCATTAACTCTAATCCTTTAACTATTAGGGGTCTTAACTTTGTACAAAGGCTAGCTCACCTGGAAGGATTGTTGAATTGGTTTACCAGTCTAACACGGGTTGTATTTCTAATGATGCCATTAGTTTATTCATTTTTTGGTGTCATTCCTTTTCGAGCAAACGGGGCAGAATTGATCTACTTTTTACTGCCTTACTCTCTAGTACAAATTACGGCTTCCTCTTGGCTAAATCGCCGTTCGCGTTCTGCCTTACTGTCAGATGTTTACTCTTTTGTACTGTGTTTTCCCCTAGCGCTAACAGTGATTCAAGTGATGCTAAATCCTTTCGATCGAGGCTTTAAAGTAACACCAAAAGGAATATCGAGCAAGCGCTTTAATTTCAACTGGAATTTAGCATGGCCATTTCTAATTCTATTTGTAGCTACATCAGTGAGTTTATGGCGGAATTTAAACATTTGTTTGAATAGCAGCCAAGGCGATGCTCTTTTAAAAGGTATCAGTTTGGGCTGGATTTGGAGCGTTTACAATTTAATCATGATTAGCGTGGCGTTGTTAATCTTAGTCGATGTTCCTAAGCCAGATATTTATGATTGGTTCAAATTGCAGCGAGTGGTGCGGCTAAAGATTGGCAACCAGAGTTTTTGGGGTATAACTACCTTGATTTCTGAAGTCGGTGCTGAAGTAGCTTTGACGCAGCAGTTAGAGGAAGCTGTTAACATCAAAGGTGGAAAAGTTGCTCAATATCTCACAGATTCTTCTTCAGTAGAGTTAGAATTTGTCGAGAACAAGTTAGAGTTACAAGGACAGATTATTCGCAGTGGTATGAGTGGCGATTTTCCTACTTTACGGGTAGCTTTTGAGCAGGTTAGCGTACCTCAACACCGCCGTCTGGTAGAAATGCTATTTTGCCGTCCTGGTCAGTGGAAATGCCATCAAACGCCCGGAGAATTACACTCACTTTTGCTGTTGTTTAAGATTTTACTGAGGCCGCGAGCTGTGTTCGATCGAAATAGGGAAACGAGTGCGATCGCTATTTCTCAAGTCTAA
- a CDS encoding DM13 domain-containing protein, with protein MNYKNLVAVGIASILTVGSLAAVNQSPTQAQMMGPQTAIASGTFMAGEKPTEGKVTIISENGKRYVVLDRAFKTSDQGPDLEVILYRSTMPPQAGLKKENYVSLGKLRQFSGAQRYQIPDNVKLADYKSVAIWCNKFNATFGYATLAGSSMMGPK; from the coding sequence ATGAATTATAAAAATTTAGTGGCTGTTGGTATCGCTTCAATCTTGACTGTTGGTTCCCTTGCGGCTGTGAATCAGTCACCAACTCAAGCTCAGATGATGGGGCCACAAACTGCGATCGCTTCTGGAACTTTTATGGCGGGGGAGAAACCCACCGAGGGAAAAGTCACCATTATTAGCGAAAATGGGAAACGCTATGTAGTATTAGATCGAGCATTTAAGACTAGCGACCAAGGCCCTGATTTAGAAGTAATCTTGTATCGTTCTACTATGCCACCCCAGGCAGGCTTGAAAAAGGAAAATTATGTAAGTCTTGGTAAATTGCGACAGTTTAGCGGCGCTCAGCGCTATCAAATTCCCGATAATGTTAAGCTGGCAGACTACAAATCAGTGGCAATCTGGTGTAATAAATTCAACGCTACTTTTGGCTATGCCACTTTAGCTGGTAGTAGCATGATGGGGCCAAAATAA
- a CDS encoding caspase family protein, with the protein MKHHACIAIGINQYQFLQPLSYAQEDAEALHGYLVGEAGFSPEISLSLTDSSPTSWGNSTYPSRENILKLIDSLCLEHLQNGDSVWCFFSGYGVSYEGQDYLMPIDGNPADVLGTGIAVKSLFESLKRAPTDTVLVLLDMNRSQSVKAGESIGTQTAELARQMEIPTVLSCRPNQVSRETSALRQGFFAAALLEGLRSGQCTTLKSLDRFLSDRLPQLCDHHLRPKQEPLMVVHPPGKVNQVIYPDSPQLMAAAAVGRNGSMSAGAIAEAQQQPQMLATAINSPGPQSRDEGGDLPLTPPPPPPNSAQGGGEGTNSVTPANSEAAMSDKSFLQQLILYSGVTALALLIGVFLTNRSVFLGRGDGTKQPTQTAQNGAPPTVPMGIPSPVSSNPGAVPEPSAQARLDTARVLLKDGSASSFSNAIAKVRQVPANDPMYPQAQEDIERWSLTILDIANGRAGQQNFQGAINAAKLVPAINPPIRNQAQQAIALWQGLAKQQQTNDALLKSAQKQIKRGVASSYSKAIEQASQIKSGQPKYEEAQKSIAEWSDTILNIAQLRGSQGRLSDAVEAAKLVPSGTAAHANAQKAIATWKGKLQTQKKG; encoded by the coding sequence ATGAAACATCACGCTTGTATTGCAATTGGGATTAATCAATATCAGTTCCTCCAGCCATTGAGTTATGCCCAAGAGGATGCAGAGGCGCTGCATGGTTATTTGGTTGGCGAAGCTGGTTTTTCGCCGGAGATTAGCCTGTCACTAACTGACTCCTCGCCGACGAGCTGGGGTAACTCAACTTATCCCAGCCGGGAAAATATACTCAAACTCATAGATAGCTTGTGTTTGGAGCACTTGCAAAATGGAGATTCGGTCTGGTGCTTTTTTAGCGGCTACGGTGTCAGTTATGAAGGGCAAGACTATTTAATGCCTATAGATGGCAATCCTGCTGACGTTTTGGGTACGGGGATTGCGGTGAAGTCTCTGTTTGAGAGCTTAAAGAGGGCTCCGACAGATACGGTGTTGGTGCTGCTGGATATGAATCGCAGTCAGAGTGTGAAGGCGGGGGAATCGATTGGGACTCAAACGGCGGAGTTAGCTCGCCAGATGGAAATCCCGACGGTGCTTTCTTGTCGCCCAAATCAGGTTTCCCGTGAAACTTCTGCTCTGCGGCAAGGGTTTTTTGCGGCGGCGCTGTTGGAAGGGTTGCGCTCTGGACAGTGTACGACTCTTAAGAGTTTAGATCGGTTTTTGAGCGATCGCCTGCCTCAGTTGTGCGACCACCATCTACGGCCCAAGCAGGAGCCGTTAATGGTGGTGCATCCTCCGGGAAAAGTTAATCAGGTGATTTATCCAGATAGCCCTCAGCTAATGGCGGCGGCAGCAGTTGGCCGCAATGGCAGTATGAGTGCTGGGGCGATCGCAGAGGCGCAACAACAGCCGCAAATGCTTGCTACTGCAATTAATTCTCCTGGGCCGCAAAGCCGCGACGAAGGTGGCGATTTACCATTGACTCCGCCGCCGCCACCGCCTAATTCTGCTCAGGGGGGAGGCGAAGGTACAAACTCGGTGACACCTGCAAATTCAGAAGCTGCCATGTCTGACAAATCGTTTTTGCAACAGCTAATTTTATATAGTGGAGTTACGGCGCTGGCACTGCTGATCGGTGTTTTCCTCACCAACAGGTCAGTATTTCTCGGCCGAGGCGACGGTACAAAGCAACCAACTCAGACGGCCCAGAATGGTGCTCCTCCGACTGTGCCAATGGGGATTCCCTCACCGGTCAGTTCTAATCCGGGGGCGGTACCAGAACCTTCTGCTCAGGCGCGGCTAGACACGGCGAGGGTGTTGCTGAAGGATGGCTCTGCTTCTAGTTTTAGTAATGCGATCGCCAAAGTCCGTCAAGTTCCTGCTAATGACCCCATGTACCCACAAGCTCAGGAGGACATTGAACGCTGGAGTTTGACTATTTTGGATATTGCTAATGGACGTGCCGGACAGCAAAATTTCCAAGGGGCGATTAATGCGGCTAAACTTGTACCAGCTATAAATCCGCCGATTCGCAATCAAGCGCAGCAGGCGATCGCTCTTTGGCAAGGACTGGCTAAGCAGCAACAGACTAATGATGCTCTGTTGAAATCGGCTCAGAAACAGATTAAACGAGGTGTAGCGTCTTCTTATAGTAAGGCGATCGAGCAAGCTAGTCAAATTAAATCCGGTCAACCGAAGTATGAGGAAGCTCAGAAGTCGATCGCGGAGTGGAGCGATACGATTTTGAATATTGCTCAGTTACGCGGGAGCCAAGGCCGACTTAGCGATGCAGTGGAGGCGGCTAAGTTGGTGCCATCGGGGACAGCGGCTCATGCTAATGCTCAGAAGGCGATCGCAACTTGGAAAGGTAAACTCCAAACTCAGAAAAAAGGTTGA
- a CDS encoding V4R domain-containing protein, giving the protein MIAADKKEVTNPQPTLKQLYPKSHNHYRFKDFFAFDPQGGTIADWNASRNIFTSEDFIIGLVEGLEEEVGPASSVIMYTIGCQWGTLDSEYFQKWFGEEFGHNVRQSNLMFLLETWWWPFTAQGWGRWEVDMSDRKHGCIFINLFDSAVARTLGDVGKPVCHIYAGLFAGFFGALVKKPLSCIELQCYSMGETYCKFLLGNPDKIDAAAFWVNEGATARDIQRRLQNGERLR; this is encoded by the coding sequence ATGATCGCTGCCGATAAAAAAGAAGTCACTAACCCCCAACCGACCCTTAAGCAGCTATATCCTAAAAGCCACAACCATTATAGGTTTAAGGATTTTTTTGCTTTTGACCCCCAAGGCGGTACGATCGCTGACTGGAACGCATCTCGTAATATTTTTACCAGCGAAGACTTCATCATTGGCTTAGTAGAGGGACTTGAAGAAGAAGTCGGCCCTGCTTCGTCAGTGATCATGTACACCATCGGCTGCCAGTGGGGTACTCTAGATTCAGAATATTTCCAGAAATGGTTTGGAGAGGAGTTTGGACACAACGTCCGCCAGTCAAACTTAATGTTTTTACTAGAAACTTGGTGGTGGCCCTTTACAGCTCAAGGTTGGGGCCGATGGGAAGTAGATATGAGCGATCGCAAACACGGGTGCATCTTCATCAACCTGTTTGACTCCGCAGTTGCTCGTACCTTGGGCGATGTAGGTAAACCAGTCTGTCACATCTATGCTGGTTTATTTGCGGGTTTTTTCGGCGCTTTAGTAAAAAAACCACTGAGTTGCATTGAACTTCAGTGCTACTCAATGGGAGAAACTTACTGCAAGTTTCTCTTAGGCAATCCCGATAAAATAGACGCTGCTGCTTTCTGGGTTAACGAAGGTGCAACAGCACGAGATATTCAAAGGCGGCTGCAAAATGGGGAAAGATTGCGATGA
- a CDS encoding globin family protein, with protein sequence MHPEIEALLDHAETRFLKNEELAIFKRYAATLAQRLKVYEFLRDKEVAIFQPIANQLQETFPQEKQENLERSLTHWLLALRHCAMAMLLNDSVFLKERLLDWLSGIVQAHQSQEIEATILKLLQARLKELLSEQALAILQPFLDQASTILVRPNSH encoded by the coding sequence ATGCACCCTGAGATTGAGGCGCTGCTGGATCACGCGGAAACCCGCTTTCTCAAAAACGAAGAACTCGCAATTTTTAAACGTTATGCGGCAACCTTAGCCCAGCGTTTAAAAGTTTACGAATTTTTGCGGGATAAGGAAGTAGCTATCTTCCAACCTATTGCCAATCAGCTACAAGAAACTTTTCCCCAAGAGAAACAGGAAAACTTAGAGCGCTCCCTTACACATTGGCTTCTAGCTTTGCGTCACTGTGCTATGGCTATGTTGCTGAATGACTCGGTGTTTCTAAAGGAACGATTGTTAGATTGGCTCTCTGGTATAGTGCAAGCTCACCAAAGCCAAGAGATAGAGGCAACTATTTTGAAGCTGTTACAGGCTCGTTTGAAGGAACTGCTTTCGGAACAAGCACTAGCCATATTGCAACCATTCTTAGACCAAGCATCAACTATTTTGGTAAGGCCTAATAGCCATTAG
- a CDS encoding V4R domain-containing protein encodes MINIAELLTQPRLPGNYFATDAYVRGDLELGLLENRRGDRLLALPETFIQAIYSGLEQETGQASRLVLFNCGRWWGKNFYARFCEEVSEYYGKPLSEMEMVEFVQCLQQCWKTHGWGTFDLDPSYTEQGFLIVKITKSMFAQKAPKWNCPVCFLEAGILSAFFTQLTGRDLYCVQTTCESMGAECNHFILGLSDRLQPAEAMVEQGQDHETILTRLCEKRS; translated from the coding sequence ATGATTAATATTGCCGAATTACTGACACAGCCTCGCCTCCCCGGAAATTACTTTGCAACCGATGCCTATGTCCGGGGTGACTTGGAACTTGGTTTGCTCGAAAATCGTCGGGGAGATCGTCTTTTAGCACTCCCAGAAACATTTATTCAAGCTATATATAGTGGCTTGGAACAAGAAACGGGTCAAGCCTCCCGCCTAGTTCTATTTAACTGCGGACGGTGGTGGGGCAAAAATTTCTATGCTCGTTTTTGTGAGGAGGTTAGCGAATACTACGGCAAACCTCTTTCAGAAATGGAAATGGTGGAATTCGTTCAGTGTCTCCAACAGTGCTGGAAAACTCACGGCTGGGGGACATTTGACCTCGATCCCAGCTATACCGAACAGGGCTTTTTGATTGTAAAAATTACTAAATCCATGTTTGCTCAAAAAGCTCCTAAGTGGAACTGTCCAGTATGTTTTCTAGAAGCTGGTATTTTGAGCGCATTTTTTACTCAACTAACAGGTCGAGACCTTTACTGCGTGCAAACTACTTGCGAGTCTATGGGTGCTGAGTGTAACCATTTTATTTTAGGCTTAAGCGATCGCCTCCAACCAGCGGAGGCTATGGTTGAACAAGGTCAAGACCACGAAACCATCCTTACACGCCTGTGTGAAAAACGCTCTTAA
- a CDS encoding pentapeptide repeat-containing protein, with amino-acid sequence MDATELLKRYAEGERDFKRANLRGLVLSVVDSHSGDTPTLVLANINEQQNRPYLIGANLSEADLSKAHLSRANLSKADLSGANLCGANLVGASLSGANLTGANLTGANLTGAHLNWANLSTANLSKANLKGTDMSAANFSGAILNDANLGKAYLIKSNLSQAQLNDADLTQANLKDADLTDANLSGAELARANLAGANLTRADLTKANLLKANLRRADLTESYLNWASLGEADLSEAILTRANLSKADLSKTYLRKIVLHGCHLSGINLSGADLGGLDLSKKLLTGINLASAYLSEANLSGAYLIEANLSDANLCGADLSDACLMKANFIGARMGNINLSNANLTGAKLCKADLMGANLRGAILTEADMRGANLIGAILPNGKTYN; translated from the coding sequence ATGGATGCAACTGAACTGCTAAAGCGATATGCAGAAGGTGAAAGAGATTTCAAGCGGGCAAACCTGCGAGGGCTCGTGCTTAGCGTGGTCGATTCCCACAGTGGCGATACCCCTACCCTCGTTTTGGCAAACATCAACGAACAACAGAATAGACCTTACCTAATTGGGGCAAATCTGAGCGAAGCTGACCTCAGTAAAGCTCATCTCAGCCGTGCCAACCTCAGTAAAGCCGACCTGAGCGGGGCAAATCTCTGCGGAGCTAACCTGGTAGGAGCAAGTCTGAGCGGAGCCAATCTGACGGGAGCTAACCTAACAGGAGCTAACCTAACGGGAGCACATTTGAATTGGGCTAATCTGAGTACAGCCAACCTGAGCAAAGCTAATTTGAAGGGTACAGATATGAGCGCTGCTAACTTTAGCGGAGCTATCCTCAATGATGCCAATCTTGGTAAAGCCTATTTAATTAAGTCTAATCTTTCTCAAGCTCAACTAAACGATGCAGACCTAACTCAGGCTAACCTCAAAGATGCAGACTTAACTGATGCCAACCTCAGCGGGGCTGAGTTAGCTAGGGCGAATTTAGCTGGAGCGAACTTGACTCGCGCCGACTTAACGAAAGCGAATCTTTTAAAAGCTAACCTTAGACGTGCTGACCTTACTGAATCTTACCTAAATTGGGCTAGTTTGGGGGAAGCAGACTTAAGTGAAGCTATTTTGACTAGAGCGAATTTAAGTAAGGCTGATTTGAGCAAGACTTACCTCAGAAAGATAGTTTTGCACGGTTGTCACCTCAGTGGAATTAATCTCAGCGGAGCGGATCTTGGGGGTTTAGATTTAAGTAAGAAGCTGTTAACTGGGATTAATTTGGCGAGCGCATATTTGAGTGAAGCTAATCTCAGCGGTGCTTATTTAATAGAAGCTAATCTCAGCGATGCTAATCTTTGTGGAGCTGATTTGAGTGATGCTTGTCTGATGAAAGCTAACTTTATCGGTGCTCGTATGGGCAACATTAACTTAAGTAATGCTAACCTGACTGGAGCAAAATTATGCAAAGCCGATTTAATGGGAGCTAATTTGCGAGGAGCGATTCTAACGGAGGCAGATATGAGGGGCGCTAACTTAATTGGAGCAATTTTGCCTAATGGTAAGACTTATAACTGA
- a CDS encoding YbjQ family protein — MIVTTTDIIHGAEVHTYLGIVTAEVVYGTNALRDFFAGIRDIIGGRTGSYEEVFRKGQQDALAELEQRAKRLGANAVIGVEIDTGTINVDSSGALLLITAVGTAVKLR, encoded by the coding sequence ATGATTGTAACAACAACTGATATCATTCACGGTGCAGAGGTTCATACCTACTTGGGGATTGTCACCGCTGAGGTAGTCTATGGAACTAACGCCCTGCGGGACTTCTTTGCAGGAATTCGCGATATTATTGGCGGCCGGACTGGCAGCTATGAAGAGGTATTTAGGAAAGGGCAACAAGATGCACTGGCTGAGTTGGAACAACGAGCCAAGCGGCTCGGAGCTAATGCTGTGATCGGTGTTGAAATTGACACAGGGACAATTAATGTAGATAGTTCCGGGGCTTTGTTGTTGATTACTGCTGTTGGCACTGCTGTTAAATTGCGGTAG
- a CDS encoding tetratricopeptide repeat protein: MAVYKQTLLAVSTLLALVFTTATPPLVLAAEILVQANPQIAQNLDELLRKGRELVDSGQIAQAIALYQQAARLDTKNPRIFSGIGYLEARQGNFQAAAEFYQQAIALDPNNADFQYALGFTLAHLENYPAAATAYRRATQLDAKNINAYLGLGVALFQQQDYNGAFRAYQQAIALDSKNWQAYSSLGMVLLQQRRYSNAVQVLQQAAQLAPKQAGVQLKLGTALLRNGNTSEGIAAFEQAAKLEPRNAEVQFEVGTLLKAQNDIEGALTAYQRAVLAKPRLIEAHAAIGEIQLEKEDYFSAIVTFRRVINLDPENANAYYNLGVGLLAQQRKSEAIAAFEQARELYQEQGKTEELEKTEEILQQLK, translated from the coding sequence ATGGCCGTGTACAAACAAACTCTATTGGCAGTCAGTACCTTGTTGGCGCTAGTCTTCACCACAGCAACGCCACCACTTGTCCTTGCTGCCGAAATATTAGTTCAAGCTAATCCTCAAATAGCTCAAAATCTCGACGAACTCCTCCGCAAAGGGCGGGAGTTAGTTGACTCTGGACAAATTGCTCAAGCGATCGCACTTTATCAGCAAGCCGCCCGCTTAGATACGAAAAACCCGCGCATCTTCTCCGGTATTGGCTATTTAGAGGCTCGCCAGGGTAACTTCCAAGCAGCGGCGGAATTTTATCAACAAGCGATCGCCCTTGACCCCAATAACGCCGATTTTCAGTATGCTTTAGGCTTCACTTTGGCTCATTTAGAAAATTATCCCGCCGCCGCCACCGCTTACCGCCGCGCTACTCAACTGGATGCCAAAAACATCAACGCCTACCTCGGCCTCGGTGTTGCCTTATTCCAGCAGCAAGACTACAACGGAGCTTTTCGAGCCTACCAACAGGCGATCGCTCTCGACTCCAAAAACTGGCAAGCCTATTCCTCACTGGGTATGGTATTGCTTCAGCAGAGGCGCTATAGCAACGCCGTGCAGGTACTCCAACAAGCTGCCCAACTCGCTCCCAAGCAAGCAGGAGTGCAGCTTAAACTGGGGACAGCATTGCTCCGCAACGGCAATACCTCAGAAGGTATAGCAGCTTTTGAACAAGCAGCCAAATTGGAACCTCGCAATGCTGAAGTGCAGTTTGAGGTAGGAACGCTATTGAAGGCTCAGAATGACATTGAAGGGGCATTAACAGCTTATCAGCGAGCAGTGCTGGCAAAGCCGCGTTTAATTGAAGCACACGCAGCTATTGGAGAGATTCAACTGGAAAAAGAAGATTATTTTTCCGCAATTGTTACCTTTCGCCGCGTGATTAATTTAGATCCAGAAAATGCGAATGCTTACTATAATTTGGGCGTTGGGCTCTTAGCGCAACAACGGAAATCTGAGGCGATCGCAGCTTTTGAGCAAGCTCGCGAGCTTTATCAGGAACAAGGGAAAACTGAGGAGCTAGAAAAAACTGAGGAAATATTGCAACAACTCAAATAG